One genomic region from Haloprofundus salinisoli encodes:
- a CDS encoding DUF7284 family protein, which translates to MTSSVLDATLCLLLVSAAAVTLVDVSPRPERTDVDASEAAETLSTSTAEIEYSLASGARRAGDSERFPATDGPAFGRHAHGTFAQLLAESTLATPTVGGERVTHAGDDFRRRVRAAVARSLPPRTHVVAEWRPHPGSSVTATTALGEEPPASADVHVAVLSVPTGSEIDDDAAARRAISEGFAGVATVVSERLVRTWFPPRRARLALGDDYPASALVRHRYRRTAELAGATLPPTLNRSTVSAANARLVSALEPRVEADLRERFDSPSSAAVALSDGEVQITVRRWSA; encoded by the coding sequence ATGACGAGCAGCGTCCTCGACGCGACGCTCTGTCTGCTACTCGTCAGCGCCGCGGCGGTGACACTCGTGGACGTGTCGCCGCGCCCCGAGCGCACCGACGTCGACGCGTCAGAGGCGGCGGAGACGCTCTCGACGAGCACCGCCGAAATCGAATACAGCCTCGCGAGCGGTGCGCGCCGTGCGGGCGACTCCGAGCGGTTTCCCGCGACCGACGGCCCGGCGTTCGGCCGGCACGCCCACGGCACGTTCGCACAGTTACTGGCCGAGTCGACGCTGGCGACGCCGACGGTCGGCGGCGAGCGCGTGACGCACGCCGGCGACGACTTCCGTCGACGCGTTCGCGCGGCCGTCGCTCGGTCGCTGCCGCCGCGGACGCACGTCGTCGCGGAGTGGCGACCGCACCCCGGTTCGAGCGTCACTGCGACGACAGCTCTCGGCGAGGAACCGCCGGCGTCGGCCGACGTTCACGTCGCCGTCCTGTCGGTGCCGACGGGGAGCGAGATCGACGACGACGCGGCCGCTCGACGCGCGATCTCCGAGGGGTTCGCGGGCGTCGCAACGGTCGTCAGTGAACGCCTCGTACGAACGTGGTTTCCGCCGAGACGGGCTCGACTGGCGCTCGGCGACGACTATCCCGCGTCGGCGCTCGTCCGGCATCGTTACCGACGAACGGCCGAGCTCGCGGGAGCGACGCTGCCGCCGACGCTGAACCGCTCGACGGTCTCGGCGGCGAACGCCCGACTCGTCTCGGCGCTGGAACCGCGCGTCGAAGCGGACCTGCGGGAGCGGTTCGACTCGCCGTCGTCGGCCGCCGTCGCGCTCTCTGACGGAGAGGTCCAAATCACCGTTCGGCGGTGGTCGGCGTGA
- a CDS encoding DUF7285 family protein, with protein sequence MLRSSAREEKGARRAQAESTTALVAVFVIVVALSLYAVVFDGVKPTETRALADPMLERVSGELTDDGVADPTALDDTRDAAPDGYSLNVSLAVGEHRWTVGPPVPTERTHPARERSLDGATRRLSVRLRPGVVRPGRLRVAVWR encoded by the coding sequence ATGCTACGCTCGTCGGCGCGTGAGGAGAAGGGGGCGCGTCGCGCGCAGGCGGAGTCGACGACCGCACTCGTCGCCGTCTTCGTCATCGTCGTCGCACTGTCGCTGTACGCCGTCGTCTTCGACGGTGTGAAGCCGACGGAGACGCGCGCGCTCGCCGACCCGATGCTCGAACGCGTCTCGGGCGAACTAACCGACGACGGCGTCGCCGACCCGACGGCGCTCGATGACACCCGCGACGCCGCTCCGGACGGGTACTCGCTGAACGTCTCGCTCGCCGTCGGCGAACACCGATGGACCGTCGGACCGCCGGTCCCGACGGAGCGGACGCACCCCGCCCGCGAACGCAGTCTCGACGGAGCGACCCGTCGGCTAAGCGTCCGTCTCCGACCCGGAGTCGTCCGGCCCGGTCGTCTCCGGGTGGCGGTGTGGCGATGA